The sequence CTAACGTCCTATCAATGGAGCCTTTCTAATTATGAGGAAATGTACTTTTGAGCTGTGTTTAGTAAGAAAGTGgtgcatagtttttttttgcatggatACAACATCGAGGCATTTTGCAATTTGAGAAAAAGCACTTCAGCAACCTAAAGTAAGTACGTTCCTAAAGGTTTTAAATCAACAACCACAAGGCGACCATGCTACCATTATATAAaccgctacttcacctttattcgtggggtaacctatacccgttgtttttgaaagctTGGCATTATCGTAATTGCAACATTTTCGATGTATAAAACTAGTAttgaaaattttgcaatttgagACCATCTTCTGACGAGTTGATATCACTATCAAAATAgcctttttaaaaagaaaaacaaggcgtatactagtatgttatcccgcgaataaaggtgaactagtgttatatcaGCATTATTCTTTTATATAAAAGCAAAAGCTGTTTATTAACTAGCAAAATTGATATTTGTATATGGGTGGAGATAAGAAAGAGGCTCAAAGAGTTAGAGAGAGTCTGTGGGTGTCTTAGTGTTTTTGTGTGACAGAAAGAGAGATCAATAAGAGAggagtaaggccacagcaagtaaattttatggatgacatcagcgcgcgcattaatttttggctgatttcagaaaaaaaagacaagattttttttcttcggagatggtcaacatgacgagaaagtatcAAAATGGGCAAATAGATCTATGTTGTGTTGTGggctaatggttgtacttgtagaagtgacactagccaggtagccgTAACTGTAGTTATAtaagtgaaactaaaaatttagttagatagttgtaaaaatggctccaatatggaagccatgagtgttgttgccatgttggtaagtgataccagtctaccacactggtGTCACCTTTACCACACTAgtacacgtcttgaatacagaaatgaatgccttgtatgctgtgataccatgtttcgtcgcttcaatccgtttgtttttacttttagtgCGTATAattggaaaatttagccatcttgttttttttacccatcttgttttttttccgccctatctcactatttttgccgtctgcagaggatgtcatccataaaatttacttgctgtggcctaaggaaaGTAACATAAAACCAACCGGAAGTCTGCTTGAAGTTCAGCTAAGACCTTGTCGTCTGCAAAGCCGGTGTAGATGATGTCACATCCGCTGGCAGCCAGAGCCCGAGCTATCCCCAGCCCAATACCGCTGGTAGACCCGGTCACTAGGGCCGACCTACCCCGCAGGGGGGCTGACTGACTTCCCATGCTCCTGTCAATGCAAACCCGAGGGATAGACCACAGTAAGTCAATATTATCAATTACATATTCCGCTGTCTTCATATTTAGTGAGAGGGGGTAAATAAGCAAGATggttaaaaaagaaaacaagatatgtaaatttaaaaaaatagtcaCCTTAATCATCGTAACAAGAATTGAAACGACAAAACAAGATATCACAGCCAATAAGTCTTGTAGTTAAACGTATTAAAGATTTGCATAAACTGGCACTGGTGTGATATCTGGTAttaattaccaaattgacaacTAGGAGTATGTCTActatattggtgccacttttactaaTATCTAACTAGTTTCACTACAACTACGGTCTTTTATTCTTGTTCCTTACTACTGACACTTCTGCAAGTACAATTAAGGTATACCACATGATATTTTTCCCGTTTTGGTACTTTCTTTAATGCAATTTTcctcttttttaaaaattcaatgtCTTAAACTCAACAGATCCGTAGGACACAAAAGCAAGACGAAACCAGCCTTTGTTGCAGGACCTTTCCCAGATAACACATGGTAACTATGTCTGTCTAGTTTAATCTAGAATATTTTATGTAATCTtatacttaggccacagcaagtaaattttatgtatgacatcagcgcgctcattaattttcgcctgataaAAAAAATCCTCTTGGGGATGGTTAGATAGACCAAAATTGGCATacatattgtgttgtagcctaatattTATACTTATAGAAGTggcactagggaggtagccatgactatagtcgCAGAAGTGAACCTTGtaagatagttgtaaaagtgccaccaatatggaaaccATTTGTGTAGTTGCTAGCTTAGCAAGTGATACTAGTCTACTAcaatagtgtcacttttactactaTTAgtttcacttctttaatacaggaatgaatgccttgttagttatgatgtcacgttttgtcacttcaaatctgtatacgacgtttatggtgtctatttttgaaagttagctatcttgttttttttttacccttcttgtttttttttttgcgccTTATTATTTTCCCACTCTGCATAGGGCGTAATCCATATAATTTAATTGTTGTTGCCCAATAGCAAAATTGTACACTACCAAAATACCTTTTCTTGCTTTCAGTTTTTTCTTATAcacagacatatatacaaatgatTTCTTATTTCATTTCCTTGGGTGAAACTAGGTCGGAGAACACGAAATCAGCTCGCCTTACGGTCAAGTTTGACGTATGAACGGACATTTTAAGAGATATACGGACAAATTTTATGTATCCTATTGAACGATTTCAGAGATCTAATGTAGGGAGAGCGAACTAACTTGGCAAAGTAGACCTTCATTCGGTAAATTACATCATTCATTATCTTGCTGCTTCAGTAACCTGAAGTGATAAATAAATTCATTTAAGAGTCTTTGTCACTGTCAGCTTAACATTAGCTTGTGTTCACTGCATTTCCCAGGTCTTTCCTGAGGCCCCGTCCATCTTGACCAAGATCGAgataagaaaataaaaccaccagaAGGAcgaagaaaatgacacaaaataacGACACTGAATACAAcatacatctgcttagagatggAATAATTTTGAGCTTCGTGCACGCATATACAGTGCCTCGTGCGTTCACAGCAAATTTCGAACACAAATTGTCCACAAGTAGAGCAAGTTTGAACACAATACCTTGCCTTGGCCATACGAATAAAGGACGCCATATTTGTAACAACTGCCGTTGTTGTTGGAGGAGATGGTTCAAAGTCCAAAAGTTAACTATCAAGTTCAATGGCTCGAACTTCAGCGAAATTATTACCTAGACATACTGCGTTTCACATGAATACCACTATAGGGCGCTTGTTGACACAAAAAAGAGAGATACAGCCtgttgtgtacatgtttatGAATCATTATTTAGccatgtcgatttgattatatggactACATTATCTACGAGccaaacagaaaagaaagaagcaaaATTATCCAACCTTTACTTCCAACCAGAGGCTAAATTACGTCATTCATTATCTTGCTTGTTTATTATAAAAGTTCGGTGACCTGATAAAGCCTTGACAGTGGAACGTTGGCATTGCTAAGTGCTCACTGTATTTCCCAGGTCTTTCTTGAGCTCACCCTTCCTCTTGGGCAAGAGATAAGAAGACAAACCTCCAAAAGGACACAGAAAACGACTCAAAATCACGACATCCAGCCTACTTGGAGATTGACCCATATATACAGTGCCTACGTGGCACATAAACATAAAGTGCCCACAAATATAGCAATTATGTACGAAATACCTTGCAAACTCCATACAAGTGATTGTCAGCGTATGTCAAAcaacagaggcggcggcaccattttttagttgtgggggcgaaaATTTCTCATATCATGATCactaaatcgagggccgaaggcccgaggcgtcgcgccggaggcgcgacccttctaggggggtccgggggcatgcacccccggaaaaatttcaaatctaaaccctctgaaacgctattttctgtattttgaggggcaaattttgctgccagactaagctaacttcaatgacatttctatcaaaaatacacatagttttagcttaggttattgagggcgacacccctaacatattttcactatctcgagcggcgaaggtacgagccgttgcaaggtaggttctggaaatttttgaaatctagaccctctgaaacgccatttcctgtattttgagggacaaattttgcagacagactaagctgaatttaattaaacttctagtagagaaaacgatttttgagggcgacgacccacgcaccaacatattttgcactacgtcgtcgtgagccccgaagacgcaagccgccgcaagggagttttggagaaatttttaaatcaggacactttgaatgccatttcctgcatttgaggggaacattttgcttgtaaacaaatctaagtttgataataaaatttctactagaaaaaggtcgtgggggacgatgctccggtagcattttcccaccatgtccaATGCCGACGGCGCGAatcctcacaagggaggtcctttgaaattttgaaatctggaccctctgaaacgtcatttcctgcattttcagggctacattttgccagtagactagcgagatttgatgaaatttccattagtgaaaatatacacaagggtttcagcttgattttgagtgtttcagcttatttcatcgtgggggcgacgcccccacgacctattttttgtgggggcggccgcccccactgcccccatggtgccgccgccactgaaCAAGGGATTTCTTGGCCAGGCGAATAAACGACGCCATATTTGTAACAACTCTCGTTGTTGTACACGGATAAAGGTGCAAGgttcaaatgttacctttcaaGTTCAATGGCTCGTGATATGGTAAACAAGACAGACATCTTGCACTTCACCTAAATACCGCTAGAGGGTGCTTGTTGCCAAACCAACTAAAGAGAGATGCCATGTGTACATGTTAATTTTTAGTTTTGAGCCCGCATTTGACCACCGTGATGAGAACGGTAAAACTGAtacgagcgtgcgaataaaaagaaGGTTTCTTCAAATAAAGAAAGTTCCCTTCAGAAGGAAATTTAGGTGGTCACGAAGGTTTGATAAATGAGTAAACACACAATAGTATATGTATGGCATAAAAGGCAGTAGATTTTTCATTTAGTTCTTTCAGAGCTTCTTCTTTCACTTTGGAAATAACTTGGCATTCTCTCGGATTAGCTTacgtttttaatttttttccaatttacTTTTTagtgtatatattatgtttatTTCACAACTGCTTTGTCAAAAATCCATTCGGCTCATATGTTGCAAAGTGATAGTACTTTGTCCcaaacccctcaaaatagctttcttttagaaaaaattccttgttgccatggtaacggacaAATACAGTTTTCTGGCGTTTTTCTCGAATTTACGCAACAAAAAAACGGAAGTCATTACACTGTAAGGCATTGTCACTGCAATACATTTAAACTTATCGTCAAAACCAAACATGAtctaaatagaccaacattttggctttataGGTTAAAGATTGATGACCTGTAAATCGTACAGAGTAGTTGCATTCATGAAATATATTGCAAAAGAATATTGAAAACGTACTTTAATGTCATAGAAGGATATGGTCAATGCAAAGATTAAAGGAGAAGAATTGAAacgaacaaaaataaaaataaaatctattcttcggtataccatactccgTGTGCTCAGTCATATTTTCAATCTTCTTGGCTACGTAGATTTaataatgaatgcaacttttttctTAACTTCCTTTTTATCTGTCCCACATTGGTTTTGGTGTTCCCAGAGTATGTCATTTATAATTAAACCAATGTGGCCTTGTATTTGAAAACAATCAAAATCATATAATAGTTAGGACTGCATTTCTTTATTCagatttgatatatttttcctCTATGCTAATTTTCGTCATGTTTCCGATCTCGATGggggatttttttcttccaaattcggcaaaaattaatgagagcTGTGGCCTAACTGCATTCTTTGAcctcaatatatttttttacgttGTTCGGGGTACAGCATGTTTGTTGCAATATGTGTttgttgcaatattttgagatacatttttctttatacatgtacatatgtcatGATTATCTTGAACAGTAGCATATTTGTAGACCAATGACAGAAGACGTTTCACTGCGCTGTCCATCCCCCGTCAATGGAGAGTACGGATCCTGTCATCTGATTGGCTGCTTCCGAGCAAAGAAAGTTGACCATATTTCCGATCTGAAATAAAGGGAAAAGAATACATACGAAAAAAATTACTATCATTTTAACATGGCTAAGTACGCTAGtgatagcctgagtatcatcctccgtagtaaccgctggttCTCAACTTTCTCTTCCTTCCCACTTTTAGTCATCTTCCTCCTTTTCCTGCCGGTGTTGGTCCTCCCACTATCCTTGTCTTTCTTTGCCTTTTTGTGctcctcttcttttttttcccccatcttcttttccctttctttctctTCCCGCCTTTTCTCCCCTTTCTTTTCTCCTCATCCCCCTTTCTGTTACCTTCTTCCTTTCTCTCCCTTCCCCTTTCCCTCCCCTCCCTTTTCCCCTCTCCCCTCCCCGTTCTCGCCTTCCCTTTACTTTCCCCTCCTTTTTCCCCCcccttccttccctccctctctccctctcctcctctcttctcccccccccctcctttcCCTTTTCCTCACTCCCTCCTTTTTCCCCCACTTTCTTctttgcccctccccctcttTTCCCTCTCTTCCCTCCTTTCTTCTCCCTCTTTTCCCTTTCCCCTTCTTCCCCTCTTCCCTTCCTTCTCCCCTTTACTCCCTCCCCCccctttcttcctctttttctccTTCCTCTCTCCCCTTTCCCCCTTTTCCCCCCCTCTTCCCGCCCCCTTCCTTCTTCTCTCCCTTTCCCCCTTCTCCCCCCTTTCTCCCTTTTTTCTCCTCCTTTCTCTTACCCTCCCCCTTCCAGGCGCACATCCGTAGGGCGGCACATTTCATGAAAATGCATGGCACCATGTTAACACAAGAAGGATTTTGGCCTTAAAACCTGTGTAGAAATCGttattttgaaatacaaaagcAGTTATAGAAAACAGTTTTCTCTCATGATACATTTCAACTCTACGCCAttcttttctttgaaatctttattaacatACCACGTTGCAGACATTTAGTTAtgtctgaattgtgttggtaTTTACATGTGCTCCTCCAAGGAGAAATACACTATAAGTTAAGTACATCAATTTTAAAAGACAGCATTCTTCAACATCTTAATTGCTAACAATACGATTTTTATCACGAATAAGGGACCATTGGTCTTAGACTACATATCACAATCGAGGCAGGTGTTCGGTTATTATGGACAGACATGCACAATAAAATAGACGATataatttgttaaaaaaaattgggcaaTACATTCTACCTCAAACGTTTCCAGATGGCGTGAGTTCACTTCTTTCAACAGCACATTCCCACAAGATCAAGTAAGTATCGTCTGGTGTTGAATATTGCAACAAATGAGAAGCTTTTGTTACTGTTTATTATAGTTACCTGTTCAGGAGTGACGAAGCCATGAGAAGGCTGCTTTCTTGACAGCAGCATGGTCTACGAGAAAGGACGacaaaacttttcaaagctGGTGCAGATTTAAAGGTATCTTCAGCGTCAAGAAATGACATATGATGCTTTGCATTTgttttgtccacattttgttgtaaAACAGGAATTTTTTGTAAGACAACGCAACGATAGTGTGAAtgaaacaacacaaaaacacataaaaaagaaAGCATTTATAAGATCTTAAGCTGCCAAGTTGAATACCAGGAACGCAAAATACCTTAGCGTCTTTCCAATCCATGTTATGGTCTTTCATTAGTTTTCGGATTTGGTTTTCAACAACTGAAAAAGAAATTATGTGAATATCTATAGAGTTATAGCGTTTGCATTCATAGAATAACAAGGCTTTACGTCAAAGTACACGACGTGTTTTACCTGCCGAAGTTACAGTGGCTATAATTTTACTTGTTATTCTACGCaatgcagctaggtgtcgctgctgaagCGTGCAGAATGTGATTGCAAACGTGACCCTCAATACAGAAATTGAAAATAATTTGTAAGATCTCTGTCTAAGATAACTCTGCTTTTTAGCTTTTATCTAACATAGTACCAATAATCTGTTTTCTGTGAGTTGACCTGGCGAAATGTCATCACATTGTACTCTAGACATTGAATTATGATCGTCTTGATGTATACGGCCTATCTTTTCCTAATCTAACtatgttaagctaagggcacaacccgccgtacgtgcaatttgtccgtacgttttttttttttgggggggggaggctacgtccgccacgtatttctgaaaacgttcaggctgtacggGACAGGCgagtcgcccgtactggcacgtacgggaggcgaatccgcagcccgatggcacataaagttttgcctgcacgtaaagttccaCGCCGTGTCTGCGTactcccaaatccgtcggattccctacgagttcgtacggaggcggtacttaccacttacggatctcaaaagattgcccacgttttagCACGTAGACatcacgtatttgcacgtacgggcTGGTTGTGCCCTTGTTAGCTTAACGTATCTACGCCCTGTCTTGCAGTGGATGGATGAACTGCTTACGTGGTGTTAGCACCCATCCGGGACACACGGCGTTACACGTGACCCCGCTTCCTGCCGTTTCCAAGGCAACGACCTGCAACACATAAAATCTTACGGTCAATCAACTAGTCCATGCATGCGCAGTGAAATCTGTTGTGGGTAATATATCACAACTGAAAGTCCCTAACTTATTAATGCTTGTATACGTTTCGTGGAGTGTATTGTTTACGTTTCTAGGGCCTTGAACTATGACACGTTACCCACAATGCATATGCGCAGTGTGATCTTAATTAGCTTTTATCTTTTAATGCGTGAGAGTAAGAAAAGGTGCTGTTGGGTACAAAGTTCTGTGGAGTCAAATACATGCAAAAATGTTGAACGTTGACGTAAGTACACCTGACTTTCTTTTactttgtttgtgtttttacatttgtgtgattttgactttattcagatccacttttagctattacaacattatgttgccagctattcttccagtggtctacataaaatacattaatacacgcacaacattacatacatacaaaacataatatgtacattgcaaactatacaactgagagaaaaacaagttcatttagtaactgtGTTCCAGTGGCAAGCCATACGGTaaaggaagcgcttcctttctgcattggtcctaggttttgacagtttgatgcagtttgttgttgttgaccgcTTTTTTTTCACCGACTGTTGGTTGACTGGAAAGTGAGTTGGGTGTGCAGTGGTTTTGGTAGTCCTGTGTTCACTATCCTGCAGAATGTGGCAAAACTTCTTTGTTGTATTCTTTCCTTTACTGGTGACCAACCTAAGATGTGTAACCTTGTTGCACTGCCCGTCTTGTTATCACATCCAAGGGCAAACCTTGCTGCTCTGTTTTGTACCACTTGGAGACGTTTGATGTTCTTGACTATGTTCGAGTTTGCACGTGTAAGTCTTTTTATCAGCTTTAAAACAGAAAAGAACAGTGTGGCACAACACTTATACGCAGCTCTGGTACTGTGTAAGATCAAAATGGTTACAACAGAACCTCGTGTAAGATTTACCTTTGTCAGTCCATTGACACCATGTTTCGCTGACACGTACGCACATTTCTCCACGGACGCTACCAGCCCGTGTGCCGAAGATATATTAATGATCCTTCCCCATCCTGAAAATAAAAGTTAGAATATGGTGAATTAATTGAGGTAACGCCTCAATGGTACATCTTATAAAGAAGTAGAATTCTTGATATGAAAATCCCACACAAGACAGATTCAAACCCTTAAAAACTCCACAAGATGGAATGGgtaaataaatgaattattCCTAAGATTCCTACAATCTTAAAAGGAATGCTTagccaaaaaaacaacattacagCGCAGAAAATCTTGCAATTCGAAGCTGATATTTATTCTTAAAGGTAACACGAGTCTTCAGGTAGCCAGGGTACCTTTTGTCTTCATGGCTGGAAGAAGGTGCTTAATTATGAGAAACGGAGCagtcaacatggcggccatcATGGCGTCCCACGTTGCTAGGGGAAACGAGTCGATTGGGGAAGTGTGCTGAAATCCTGCAATAGACAAGTTTGCTTATAGTGTAGTTGTAGCTACAAATCATTCATAACTtgggatataggagaattcttgtacccaaccaggatgtacttacttgcttacgtttcggtgtccatcagacaccttcctcagagctacTGACAGGAGTtttgcttctcgccgctatatgtagccgatgtaggtggcgcttttgtggcgagaacactatcccaaaggtggccaagtttgtatccccctcgtcctacatcggctacatatagcgaccAGAAGCAGAATTCCAGTCAGAAGCTCCGAGGAAGGTGTTtgatagacaccaaaacgtAAGCAAACCGGTgcatcctggttgtgtacaagcatttttctatatcctatattctaccaacctgatgaaattattttcggattcAGGATATAGTTTACTTTCCTGGTACCGGTCACCGAATGCCACGGACTCAGAACTTTGCTTCTTGTCActgtaagttttcttttttatgaATCCATCTTTGCTCTTACTTCTTGCCTCTCTTATGACAGTAAATTGAAATAGATAAGGACAAATATCATCTCAAACAtacacaccaaaacaaacatGGAACCTTATATTTCATAAAATCATGACGTTGGTCACTaaaactaagggcacaacccaccgtaggTGCAATTTGTccctacgttttttttttggggggggggggggagccacatatttctgaaaaagttcaggctgtacagggcaggcgcgtcgcccgcactggcacgtacgggggcgaatccgcatgcagcccgatggcacacaaagttttgcttgcaTGCTAAGTTCTACAGCGTGTCTtcgtgctccaaaatctgtcggattccctacgagttcgcaTGGAGGCGGTACTCACCGCTTACCAAatgattgcccacgttttggcacgtagacagaaCGTATtttcacgtacggcgggttgtgcccttatttAGAGAATAACAATTGTCCTGCCTGCGTTGTTGACTACAATGTCCACCCCGCCCGTACAGTGTTTTCCTGCCTCCGTACATAATGTTTCTATATCTGTAGGTTTTGTAAGATCCGCTGGGAGGTAAGTGGCCTTCACACTGGTGTATTTTCTGTGAAGATAAGAATATACAAAATACTTAAGTTTTTTGTTCTATATAGCTACAACTGACACTGTTTAATATACAATTATAGTGTAAATAAAATTAAAAGATTGGTATCATTTTCAGAATATAAAGGAAAAGAGAAGTACGAAAAGGCGgtagaaaaaaagaggaaaaatgTAAGCGAAAGCAATAAATCTTCATGAATATTTGAGtgaaataataatcataatatacatagtttgcaagagaaaacaaaaactaatTAATTAGTATGCAAGTAAGATTTTCTTTTAATCAGGGAAAGGCaaaatttgaacttgatttaGAGAGATGGATAGAGATGGACAGAGAAAGTGATAATTATGAAATTGAATTTCAATCGAGTCGTTCGTTTGCTTATATATCAACGAATATGGAAAGGGGTATCCGCACTACTCAAGTCCTAATACTCCTGTCACaatatccacgatcttcgggcgtatcgatggaagatggccatatttaagatcgagaGAGGGTTGCgcgcatttttcacctgaaaaccgtccctgtcacatataagccatactttgtaccatttACAAGTGttatgcaataaagttattattataagtgaggctcgggcgattgccgaagactcgtcgtccgatcgattttcgccaaatgtgacaggggtataacggCAGAGTTATGTTTAATATAAAATGGTTCATGG comes from Branchiostoma floridae strain S238N-H82 chromosome 19, Bfl_VNyyK, whole genome shotgun sequence and encodes:
- the LOC118406822 gene encoding D-beta-hydroxybutyrate dehydrogenase-like isoform X1 gives rise to the protein MASFIRLAKTSFLLRNTLPATCTECVRFLGTQPAPLRGRSALVTGSTSGIGLGIARALAASGCDVIYTGFADDKVLAELQEDFRKYTSVKATYLPADLTKPTDIETLCTEAGKHCTGGVDIVVNNAGFQHTSPIDSFPLATWDAMMAAMLTAPFLIIKHLLPAMKTKGWGRIINISSAHGLVASVEKCAYVSAKHGVNGLTKVVALETAGSGVTCNAVCPGWVLTPLVENQIRKLMKDHNMDWKDAKTMLLSRKQPSHGFVTPEQIGNMVNFLCSEAANQMTGSVLSIDGGWTAQ
- the LOC118406822 gene encoding D-beta-hydroxybutyrate dehydrogenase-like isoform X2, with product MASFIRLAKTSFLLRNTLPATCTECVRFLGTQPAPLRGRSALVTGSTSGIGLGIARALAASGCDVIYTGFADDKVLAELQEDFRKYTSVKATYLPADLTKPTDIETLCTEAGKHCTGGVDIVVNNAGFQHTSPIDSFPLATWDAMMAAMLTAPFLIIKHLLPAMKTKGWGRIINISSAHGLVASVEKCAYVSAKHGVNGLTKVVALETAGSGVTCNAVCPGWVLTPHHAAVKKAAFSWLRHS